One region of Vicinamibacteria bacterium genomic DNA includes:
- a CDS encoding TetR/AcrR family transcriptional regulator produces the protein MKHRRPPGRPRSFDTDSALDQAMEVFWRKGYEAASLSDLTAAMGINRPSLYSAFGDKGALFHKALARYAEGPSSYLRLALQEPTARAVAERMMRGAVDVGTNEDTPPGCMWVRGTLSCGDPGGRLGKQMAAQRIEGEARLRKRFEQAVAEGDLQVGTDIAALARYVTAVNFGLSVLAATGATRRPLLRVIALALQVWPTKPSR, from the coding sequence ATGAAACATCGGAGACCCCCCGGCCGACCTCGGTCATTCGACACGGACTCGGCACTGGACCAGGCCATGGAGGTGTTCTGGCGCAAGGGCTACGAGGCGGCCTCGCTATCGGACCTGACGGCGGCCATGGGCATCAACCGGCCTAGCCTCTACTCCGCCTTCGGCGACAAGGGGGCGCTGTTCCACAAGGCGCTCGCGCGTTACGCGGAGGGGCCCTCGTCCTATCTGCGCCTGGCGCTTCAGGAACCGACCGCGCGCGCGGTCGCCGAACGCATGATGCGCGGTGCCGTGGACGTAGGCACGAACGAGGACACTCCGCCCGGCTGCATGTGGGTCCGCGGCACCCTGTCGTGCGGCGACCCCGGAGGTCGGTTGGGAAAGCAGATGGCCGCCCAGCGGATCGAGGGTGAGGCGAGACTGCGCAAGCGGTTTGAACAGGCAGTCGCGGAAGGGGACCTTCAGGTGGGCACCGACATCGCCGCCCTGGCCCGCTACGTCACCGCGGTCAATTTCGGATTGTCCGTCCTGGCGGCGACGGGAGCCACGCGCAGGCCGTTGCTGAGGGTGATCGCGCTAGCACTGCAGGTTTGGCCGACTAAGCCGTCGCGCTGA